From Selenomonas sp. AB3002, one genomic window encodes:
- a CDS encoding alpha/beta hydrolase, translating into MKKKNIAACALLGSIVVCLTIAYWIGAYFVDYALKRGNDNDPMALPAACERIQDKGRTIPAQPAMPSEDWEIAANDGRHLAGTHFLPERSGHHWAILVHGYGRDQRYAGDYATEYLARGFHVLTPDLCASGQSEGQFITMGVKESEEIALWTQKVRNYDPDARIVLHGVSMGAATVLMSAAREDIIDVAAIIEDCGYTSAYEMFSDQLGVIFGLPPFPIMSFVDVVSGIKTGARLSEAAPITSMSRMKVPVLFIHGEEDRLVPPRMMDELYAVCPTMKEKLLIGGAGHGYAMQQDKEKYWDTIFGFLDGVVGEK; encoded by the coding sequence TTGAAGAAGAAAAACATAGCTGCCTGCGCTTTACTGGGGAGCATTGTGGTGTGTCTGACAATTGCCTACTGGATTGGCGCATATTTCGTGGATTATGCCTTGAAGCGTGGCAATGACAATGACCCTATGGCGTTGCCCGCCGCCTGTGAGCGCATTCAGGATAAGGGGCGAACTATTCCGGCACAGCCCGCTATGCCAAGCGAAGACTGGGAAATTGCAGCTAATGATGGCAGGCATTTAGCAGGAACGCATTTCCTGCCAGAAAGATCAGGACACCACTGGGCCATACTGGTGCATGGCTACGGACGTGACCAGCGTTATGCCGGGGACTATGCGACGGAGTATCTGGCTCGAGGATTTCACGTGCTGACTCCTGATTTATGTGCCTCAGGCCAGAGTGAGGGACAGTTCATTACTATGGGAGTCAAGGAGAGTGAGGAAATTGCCCTCTGGACGCAGAAAGTCAGAAATTATGACCCGGATGCCAGGATTGTGCTGCATGGGGTCTCCATGGGAGCTGCTACGGTTTTGATGTCTGCAGCCAGGGAAGATATAATCGATGTTGCGGCAATCATAGAGGATTGTGGTTATACCAGTGCCTATGAGATGTTTTCTGATCAGCTTGGCGTGATATTTGGTCTGCCGCCGTTTCCTATCATGAGTTTTGTGGATGTGGTGAGTGGTATCAAAACGGGGGCCAGGCTGTCTGAGGCTGCTCCCATAACATCAATGAGCAGGATGAAGGTTCCAGTCCTTTTCATACACGGTGAGGAAGACCGGCTTGTTCCTCCCCGTATGATGGATGAGCTGTACGCTGTCTGCCCAACCATGAAGGAGAAATTGCTGATAGGTGGTGCAGGGCATGGCTATGCCATGCAACAGGATAAGGAAAAGTATTGGGACACTATCTTTGGATTCCTGGATGGAGTGGTGGGAGAAAAGTGA
- a CDS encoding class I SAM-dependent methyltransferase, with the protein MTDYEQEWDNLLGIKTTGRDDSISDLTRFPYEPTDYRVLEQVASTGLIGKKNTLLDYGCGKGRVSFFLSSQTKCHSIGIEYNPRLLERAKLNQENAPRGHLVTFVQADAADFTVPPRADRAFFFNPFSVDILRRVMANLLISCSEHPREILLFFYYPSEFYLEYLATLPRITLVDAIDCRFGSEADPREKLLIYQTTGY; encoded by the coding sequence ATGACCGACTATGAGCAGGAGTGGGACAACCTGCTGGGCATCAAGACCACAGGCCGTGATGACAGCATATCCGACTTGACCCGCTTCCCCTATGAACCCACTGACTACCGTGTCCTGGAGCAGGTTGCCAGCACTGGCCTGATAGGCAAGAAAAATACTCTTCTGGACTACGGCTGTGGCAAAGGCCGGGTAAGTTTCTTCCTCTCCAGCCAGACCAAATGCCATTCCATTGGCATAGAGTACAACCCCCGGCTGCTTGAGAGGGCCAAACTTAATCAGGAAAATGCTCCCCGGGGGCATCTTGTGACCTTCGTCCAGGCAGATGCCGCAGATTTCACCGTACCGCCAAGGGCAGACCGTGCTTTCTTCTTCAACCCTTTCTCAGTAGATATTCTGCGCAGGGTAATGGCTAACCTGCTTATTTCCTGTTCAGAGCACCCCAGAGAAATCCTGCTCTTTTTCTATTATCCATCAGAGTTCTATCTGGAGTACCTTGCCACACTTCCCCGTATAACCTTGGTGGACGCCATTGACTGCCGCTTCGGCAGCGAAGCTGACCCCAGGGAGAAACTTCTGATCTACCAAACAACAGGATACTGA
- a CDS encoding YeiH family protein produces the protein MKKEHLQGIFFALVFAVPAWLLGQEFPIVGGPVFGILLGMIFAGLRRPQAVEAGIAFTGKKILQYAIILLGFEMNLFHVLEVGSQSLSVMIFTLLTAFAVALSVGKLLKLERSTTTLIGAGTAICGGSAIAAVAPVIGAKDKDIAFSISTIFLFNVLAVFIFPFLGHLMNMSDFGFGMWAGTAVNDTSSVVAAGYSYSEEAGGFATIVKLTRALMIVPVCLIFALLMAREKAGQGQGFKLGKIFPWFILWFVAASIVNTTGVLPAEFAHALGSLGKFAIVLAMCAIGLNTRLMELVRHGLAPIALGFCCWVAVACMSLLVQYVTGIL, from the coding sequence ATGAAGAAAGAACATCTCCAGGGCATTTTCTTTGCCCTGGTCTTTGCGGTGCCGGCCTGGCTGTTGGGGCAGGAGTTTCCCATTGTAGGCGGGCCGGTATTTGGCATTTTGCTGGGCATGATCTTTGCGGGGCTGCGCCGTCCTCAGGCGGTGGAAGCGGGCATTGCCTTTACGGGGAAGAAAATCCTCCAGTACGCTATTATCCTGCTGGGCTTTGAAATGAATCTGTTCCATGTGCTGGAGGTGGGCTCCCAGTCCCTGTCTGTGATGATTTTCACCCTGCTCACCGCCTTTGCCGTGGCCCTCTCCGTGGGAAAGCTGCTGAAGCTGGAGCGAAGCACTACCACCCTCATCGGCGCAGGTACAGCTATCTGCGGCGGTTCGGCCATTGCGGCAGTGGCGCCTGTTATCGGGGCCAAGGACAAGGACATTGCCTTTTCCATTTCCACCATCTTCCTGTTCAATGTGCTGGCAGTATTCATCTTCCCCTTTTTGGGGCATCTGATGAATATGTCGGACTTCGGCTTCGGCATGTGGGCCGGTACGGCGGTGAATGATACTTCTTCTGTTGTAGCGGCAGGCTATTCCTACAGCGAGGAGGCAGGCGGCTTTGCCACCATCGTTAAGCTGACCCGCGCCCTGATGATTGTGCCCGTATGCCTTATCTTTGCCTTGCTCATGGCTAGGGAAAAGGCAGGCCAGGGACAGGGGTTCAAGTTGGGGAAGATTTTCCCCTGGTTCATTCTCTGGTTCGTGGCAGCTTCCATCGTGAATACCACAGGGGTACTGCCCGCAGAGTTTGCCCATGCCTTGGGCAGCCTGGGCAAGTTTGCCATCGTGCTGGCCATGTGCGCCATCGGCCTCAATACCCGGCTGATGGAACTCGTGCGCCACGGTCTGGCCCCTATCGCCCTGGGCTTTTGCTGCTGGGTGGCAGTGGCTTGCATGTCGTTGTTGGTACAGTATGTGACGGGGATATTGTAA
- a CDS encoding peptidoglycan recognition family protein yields the protein MDRREFLRQSAVCLLGLMIGEWKLSEVEAAYTEPMIYKRFFDFTEYKDRKATEFIVIHHTGFPGVDKDSTAAAIHKYHQEHNGWAGIGYHYLIRKDGMIEQGRQPVKVGAHAQDNNETSIGVCLAGNFEIGKPTEQQMAAVKELCYWLCRKYGLDSRKKGVIVGHRDLNDTACPGKNLYKRLGEIRRFAYDRA from the coding sequence ATGGACAGGCGAGAGTTTCTGAGGCAGAGTGCTGTCTGCCTTCTGGGGTTGATGATAGGTGAGTGGAAGCTGTCGGAAGTTGAGGCGGCCTATACGGAGCCTATGATATACAAGAGGTTCTTTGATTTTACGGAGTATAAAGACCGCAAGGCCACGGAGTTCATAGTGATACATCACACGGGCTTTCCGGGAGTGGATAAGGACTCTACTGCTGCAGCTATACACAAGTACCATCAGGAGCACAACGGCTGGGCTGGGATAGGGTATCACTATCTGATCCGCAAAGACGGCATGATTGAGCAGGGCAGACAGCCCGTGAAGGTTGGTGCTCATGCCCAGGACAACAATGAGACCTCTATCGGCGTATGCCTGGCAGGGAATTTCGAGATTGGCAAGCCTACTGAGCAACAGATGGCAGCGGTAAAGGAATTGTGCTATTGGTTGTGCCGGAAGTATGGGCTGGATTCCAGGAAGAAGGGAGTCATCGTGGGGCATCGGGATCTCAACGACACCGCGTGTCCTGGCAAGAATCTCTATAAGAGGCTGGGAGAGATAAGGCGGTTTGCTTACGACAGAGCGTGA
- a CDS encoding sodium:solute symporter family protein, giving the protein MEFSIGHLAIMAMTICLVLGGGLYAARSVHSSEGFSLGGRSAGVPMIAGSIAGTCVGGGATIGTAQLAGSVGLSAVWFTIGVGLSLLFMGLIYARPLRYTGLETISQYIVGNYGKGAGRITSCATSFGILFSAVSSILPGIGLLAALTGLSPVISAGLLLLLVILYAFFGGMKTASIGGILKMLVLFVTLFALGFAAWQGLATSPELLGEKPEGFLSIWGTSTSAILTNVASVLVGMICTQTYIQAIFSAATPRTAAVGLILAAMVAIPIGLPCAMMGIYMQSAHPELPAMLALPAYLLQYASPLMGGMALGGIVLGVIGSIAGLSLGVGTMVARDMLEPMLKVRTEAGKLMLMRLSVVGAIAIAMAIALSNQGSQILFWNYLSMSLRGCGVFIPLTLAIFRPKALDSKWAMASMILSICSAAAAGLIHTAVSPVFVGLGVSLAVVLLGIVWKRVMRRCIASQVHA; this is encoded by the coding sequence TTGGAATTCTCGATTGGTCACCTGGCTATAATGGCTATGACCATTTGTCTGGTTCTTGGTGGCGGTTTGTATGCAGCCAGGTCGGTGCATTCATCTGAAGGCTTCAGCCTGGGAGGCCGCTCGGCAGGTGTTCCCATGATAGCTGGGAGCATTGCTGGTACCTGTGTGGGAGGCGGTGCCACTATCGGCACGGCGCAGCTGGCCGGTTCTGTAGGTCTGTCGGCTGTATGGTTTACTATAGGTGTGGGCTTGTCCTTGCTGTTTATGGGACTCATCTATGCCCGTCCTCTGCGCTATACGGGGTTGGAGACAATATCCCAGTATATTGTTGGCAATTATGGGAAAGGGGCAGGCAGGATTACCAGTTGCGCCACTTCCTTTGGCATACTGTTCAGCGCAGTATCCAGCATCCTCCCTGGGATTGGCTTGCTGGCTGCCTTGACGGGACTTTCACCCGTGATATCGGCGGGGTTGCTATTGCTGTTGGTAATCCTGTACGCTTTTTTCGGTGGAATGAAGACGGCCTCTATAGGTGGGATCCTGAAGATGCTGGTACTCTTTGTGACACTTTTTGCGCTGGGATTTGCGGCCTGGCAGGGGCTGGCGACCTCACCAGAACTGCTGGGAGAGAAACCTGAAGGCTTTCTCAGCATTTGGGGCACCAGCACAAGCGCTATTCTGACCAATGTGGCTTCAGTATTGGTGGGCATGATCTGCACCCAGACATATATTCAGGCAATTTTCTCAGCGGCCACACCCAGAACTGCAGCTGTAGGGCTTATTTTGGCAGCAATGGTTGCCATACCCATAGGGCTGCCCTGTGCCATGATGGGCATATATATGCAGTCTGCACATCCTGAACTTCCAGCCATGCTGGCACTGCCAGCATATCTGCTGCAATATGCCTCGCCATTGATGGGCGGAATGGCCTTGGGAGGCATTGTTCTGGGGGTTATAGGGTCCATTGCGGGTCTTAGCCTGGGTGTGGGCACTATGGTTGCCAGAGATATGCTGGAACCTATGTTGAAGGTGCGGACGGAAGCTGGAAAACTCATGCTTATGAGGCTGTCTGTGGTGGGAGCCATTGCTATAGCTATGGCTATTGCGCTGTCAAATCAGGGGTCGCAGATTTTGTTTTGGAATTACCTGTCCATGTCCCTTAGAGGATGCGGCGTATTTATTCCTCTGACACTGGCTATATTCAGGCCCAAGGCTTTGGATTCCAAGTGGGCAATGGCTTCCATGATACTGTCCATATGCTCCGCTGCAGCAGCTGGTCTGATTCACACGGCCGTGTCTCCCGTATTTGTCGGCTTGGGGGTAAGTCTGGCCGTGGTTCTGCTGGGAATAGTGTGGAAGCGGGTGATGAGACGATGCATTGCGTCACAAGTTCACGCGTGA
- a CDS encoding biotin carboxylase N-terminal domain-containing protein has protein sequence MIKKLLIANRGEIACRAIRACRELGIISAVVCSDIDLDGLAAQLADERYCIGSAQAKKSYLDIASIIATAKAAEADAIYPGYGFLAENAEFAEACLNEGLIFVGPSPEAIRDMGDKAVARQTMKKAGVPIIPGTEDVIEDIGQASEAAQAIGYPVLIKASAGGGGKGMRVVDRPEDLEREIRQAMQEAERSFGNSGVYLEKYLTSARHVEIQIMADQYGEVVHLGERDCSTQRRHQKLLEESPSPVVDENLRQQMGKAAVLAAKAVNYAGADTVEFIVDREKNFYFMEMNTRIQVEHPVTEAVTDTDLVKAQLLVAGGSHLPWKQQDIRVTIRSQASDKGGQDYWPDLRHVQGICTGESGDSAQGYCL, from the coding sequence ATGATTAAAAAGCTGTTGATAGCGAATCGGGGGGAGATTGCCTGCCGAGCAATCAGGGCTTGCCGTGAGCTGGGTATAATTTCCGCTGTAGTTTGCTCTGATATCGATTTGGATGGGTTGGCCGCGCAGCTGGCTGATGAACGCTATTGCATAGGCAGTGCACAAGCTAAGAAATCTTATTTGGATATTGCCAGCATTATAGCGACAGCAAAGGCTGCAGAAGCTGATGCAATCTACCCAGGCTATGGCTTTTTGGCTGAAAATGCGGAATTTGCCGAGGCCTGTCTGAATGAGGGACTGATTTTTGTAGGACCAAGCCCTGAGGCCATCAGGGATATGGGGGACAAGGCCGTGGCCAGGCAGACTATGAAAAAGGCTGGAGTGCCCATCATACCGGGGACGGAAGACGTAATTGAAGATATCGGGCAGGCGTCAGAAGCGGCGCAGGCAATCGGTTATCCTGTGCTAATCAAGGCCTCGGCAGGAGGTGGCGGCAAGGGCATGCGGGTGGTTGACAGACCTGAGGATTTGGAACGTGAAATCCGTCAGGCTATGCAGGAAGCAGAGCGTTCCTTTGGCAATTCAGGCGTTTATCTGGAAAAATATCTGACAAGCGCCCGGCATGTTGAAATACAGATTATGGCTGACCAATATGGCGAGGTGGTACATTTAGGAGAAAGAGATTGCAGCACCCAAAGGCGGCACCAGAAATTGTTGGAGGAGTCACCTTCTCCTGTGGTGGATGAGAATTTGCGGCAACAGATGGGAAAAGCGGCAGTACTGGCAGCCAAAGCCGTAAACTATGCTGGGGCAGATACAGTGGAATTCATAGTTGATCGGGAAAAGAATTTCTATTTTATGGAGATGAATACCCGTATACAGGTGGAGCATCCTGTTACTGAGGCGGTTACGGATACAGACTTGGTCAAAGCACAACTGCTGGTGGCAGGAGGGAGTCATCTGCCTTGGAAGCAGCAGGACATAAGGGTTACCATCAGAAGTCAGGCATCAGATAAGGGCGGGCAGGATTACTGGCCAGACCTCCGGCATGTGCAAGGGATATGCACAGGCGAATCTGGTGACTCTGCCCAAGGATATTGCCTATGA
- a CDS encoding biotin/lipoyl-containing protein, protein MAMISIEEIKDLMKTLDASSLQRLEIKNGDCSLTIEKGNRGKAMVAAPSAQRGKQEIRSGAMVEIKAPMVGTFYAAADPEAEPFVEVGSAVNPDTVVCVLEAMKLFTEVTADCGGEIAEILVKNGDFVEYGQPLFRVKV, encoded by the coding sequence ATGGCAATGATCAGCATTGAGGAAATAAAAGATTTGATGAAGACTCTGGATGCTTCCAGCTTGCAAAGATTGGAAATCAAAAATGGCGATTGCAGTCTGACCATCGAAAAAGGGAATAGAGGCAAGGCAATGGTGGCTGCACCGTCTGCTCAGAGAGGGAAGCAGGAAATTCGCAGCGGGGCCATGGTAGAAATAAAAGCGCCCATGGTGGGAACTTTCTATGCAGCTGCAGACCCGGAAGCTGAGCCCTTTGTGGAAGTTGGCAGTGCAGTAAATCCCGACACGGTGGTTTGCGTTCTTGAAGCTATGAAACTCTTTACGGAGGTTACGGCAGATTGTGGCGGGGAAATTGCAGAGATATTGGTCAAAAATGGAGATTTTGTGGAGTATGGACAGCCACTTTTCAGGGTTAAGGTGTGA
- the pxpB gene encoding 5-oxoprolinase subunit PxpB: MENSYQILPVSEGCLYVKFGENISPEINRQARKLSNYVEKHPFAGFIETVVSYTGLAVLYAPGVVRKAGKNKLNAFQIVGELMEEYLTQMGSMPDEPSRVVEIPVCYGEEYGPDLEYVASYHGLSQYEVVDIHIGGEYLCYMIGFCPGFPYLGGMNERIATPRRETPRLAIPARSIGIAGSQTGGYPISTPGGWQIIGRSAVDMYDPAAEHPSLLQAGDLVRFRSISVEEYREIRARRLPREMFLAVVRQAAMPDIY; encoded by the coding sequence ATGGAAAACAGTTATCAGATTTTGCCGGTCAGCGAAGGCTGCCTATATGTGAAGTTTGGAGAAAACATAAGCCCTGAAATAAACAGGCAAGCCAGGAAACTATCCAACTATGTGGAGAAACACCCATTTGCTGGTTTTATCGAAACAGTGGTGTCCTATACAGGGCTGGCCGTATTATATGCCCCTGGGGTGGTAAGAAAAGCAGGAAAAAACAAGCTGAATGCTTTTCAGATTGTAGGGGAGTTGATGGAGGAGTACCTGACACAGATGGGCAGTATGCCTGATGAGCCAAGCCGTGTGGTTGAGATTCCTGTCTGCTACGGTGAAGAATATGGACCGGATCTTGAGTATGTGGCAAGTTACCATGGTCTTAGCCAGTATGAAGTGGTTGATATACACATCGGTGGTGAGTATCTGTGCTATATGATTGGTTTCTGTCCAGGTTTTCCCTATCTTGGGGGCATGAATGAACGCATAGCTACGCCGCGCCGGGAAACACCGAGACTGGCTATACCTGCACGCAGCATTGGCATTGCGGGCAGTCAGACAGGAGGCTATCCGATAAGTACCCCGGGAGGCTGGCAGATTATAGGGAGAAGTGCCGTGGATATGTATGATCCTGCAGCAGAGCACCCGTCCTTATTGCAGGCAGGGGACCTGGTAAGATTCAGGAGCATCAGTGTTGAGGAATACAGGGAAATCAGGGCAAGGCGCTTGCCAAGGGAGATGTTCTTGGCAGTGGTCAGGCAGGCAGCTATGCCAGACATCTATTGA
- a CDS encoding 5-oxoprolinase subunit PxpA, whose amino-acid sequence MVIDLNSDLGESFGGYTLGHDEEILQVVSSANIACGFHAGDPLVMQRTVALARQHGVAVGAHPGLPDLVGFGRRKMAVSPEEAYSIVLYQVGALEAFVSAQGLKLHHVKPNGALYNMAAKDRELSDAIAAAVYDADKNLILYGLAGSELIKAGKAKGLKTASEVFADRSYQEDGSLTPRSQPGALLEDEEEAVAQALAMAGEGQARTASGKLIPVKADTICVHGDGAKALAFAKRIRAVLETAGIKVGSCPYGNHGCDYPAA is encoded by the coding sequence TTGGTCATAGATTTGAATAGCGATCTTGGGGAAAGCTTTGGAGGGTATACACTGGGGCACGATGAGGAAATACTTCAAGTGGTGAGTTCAGCTAATATTGCCTGCGGCTTTCATGCAGGTGATCCGCTGGTTATGCAGAGGACAGTGGCACTGGCCAGGCAGCATGGGGTGGCGGTGGGGGCTCATCCGGGACTGCCGGATTTAGTCGGCTTTGGCAGACGAAAAATGGCGGTTTCACCTGAGGAGGCATACAGTATAGTGCTTTATCAGGTGGGGGCTTTGGAGGCTTTTGTCTCAGCTCAGGGGCTAAAGCTGCATCACGTCAAACCGAACGGTGCTTTATACAATATGGCGGCCAAGGACAGGGAGCTGTCAGATGCTATAGCGGCTGCGGTTTATGACGCTGACAAGAATCTTATACTATATGGCCTGGCTGGAAGCGAGCTTATCAAGGCTGGAAAGGCCAAGGGACTAAAAACTGCCAGTGAAGTGTTTGCAGACAGAAGCTATCAGGAAGATGGAAGCCTGACTCCCAGAAGTCAGCCAGGTGCTTTGCTGGAGGATGAGGAAGAGGCCGTCGCACAGGCACTGGCTATGGCTGGGGAAGGGCAGGCAAGAACTGCCAGTGGCAAGCTTATCCCTGTCAAGGCCGATACTATCTGTGTTCATGGTGATGGTGCAAAAGCCCTGGCCTTTGCCAAAAGAATACGGGCAGTTTTGGAAACAGCGGGTATCAAGGTGGGAAGTTGTCCTTATGGGAATCATGGCTGTGACTACCCAGCTGCCTAA
- a CDS encoding diguanylate cyclase — translation MIQRKYTFHSFDEMEKIISAITASEYYTKASGVLLQLYNPKININDTQIVERISSKCSKACLVGITCANIADERFDIKDRPVELNATFFRTTRLLALDFDMDTETGFDAGRLAHHQLQGIPDARCILICYSCGCTAITAFINEISHHDLPIFGAKAGRSIRALNTALVYGRKARANGIVAVIFAGDDLRLYMDNCLGFKEIGLQMVVTKTEGDHIISEIDHKPATEVYSKYLNVTPNSYFVHNVCEFPLIFHRKNCSLARVPSNFGEDGSIHFTADVVKGETFRLSYGNPNNLMQIIDQSVNGLKRFHPEAVFLFECGNRIRFLKDQASRETDSFRENSPELSVAIGYAELFYSPDGGGGSLTSALVAVGLAENPSTKDEFHICIDFVGKDSPPEEEEREYIPFVDRILHFLETTSIELDQRNRELGRIAYTDRLTRIYNRWELENKITDILKLHEDDLAPVSLIFMDIDHFKLVNDTYGHDVGDMVLRETVDLIRDNLQPQHVFGRWGGEEFLYALPDTSLEEAKSFAENLRMQVEKNCYRVVKHVTMSFGVTSVAKDDDMDSLVKRADKALYMAKEGGRNQVIGI, via the coding sequence ATGATCCAGAGAAAATATACTTTCCACTCATTTGACGAAATGGAAAAAATCATATCTGCGATAACCGCCAGTGAATACTATACAAAGGCCTCGGGAGTCCTTTTGCAGCTTTATAATCCTAAGATAAACATTAATGACACGCAGATTGTCGAGCGTATCAGTTCAAAATGCAGCAAAGCCTGCCTGGTAGGAATTACCTGCGCCAATATAGCAGATGAAAGATTTGATATCAAGGATAGACCTGTAGAACTTAATGCTACCTTCTTCAGGACTACCAGGCTCTTGGCACTTGATTTTGACATGGACACCGAAACAGGTTTTGATGCCGGGCGTTTGGCACACCATCAACTTCAGGGCATCCCTGATGCCAGGTGCATCCTGATCTGCTATTCCTGCGGCTGCACAGCTATAACAGCTTTCATCAATGAAATCAGCCACCATGACCTTCCCATTTTTGGAGCAAAAGCTGGCCGCAGCATCAGGGCTCTCAATACTGCTCTGGTATATGGCAGGAAAGCACGTGCCAATGGCATAGTTGCTGTTATCTTTGCAGGCGATGATCTGCGCCTGTACATGGACAACTGCCTCGGCTTCAAGGAAATCGGCTTGCAAATGGTGGTAACAAAGACAGAAGGCGACCACATCATTTCAGAAATAGACCACAAACCAGCCACTGAAGTTTATTCCAAATATCTGAACGTAACCCCTAACAGTTATTTCGTCCACAATGTTTGTGAGTTTCCTCTGATCTTCCACAGAAAAAACTGTTCCTTGGCCAGAGTGCCTTCTAATTTCGGAGAAGATGGTTCCATTCACTTCACTGCCGATGTAGTGAAAGGCGAAACCTTCAGGCTTTCTTACGGAAACCCTAACAATCTTATGCAGATCATTGACCAGTCGGTCAACGGCCTCAAAAGATTTCATCCCGAGGCCGTATTCTTGTTCGAATGCGGGAACAGGATAAGATTCCTCAAGGATCAGGCCAGCCGTGAAACCGACAGCTTCAGAGAAAATTCACCAGAGCTATCCGTTGCCATTGGCTATGCAGAACTCTTCTATTCCCCGGACGGGGGAGGAGGATCTCTGACCAGTGCGCTGGTAGCAGTAGGGCTTGCTGAAAATCCCTCCACAAAAGATGAGTTCCACATCTGCATAGACTTCGTTGGAAAAGACAGTCCTCCAGAGGAGGAAGAGCGGGAGTACATCCCCTTTGTGGATAGGATTCTCCATTTCCTTGAAACCACCTCCATCGAACTCGACCAGCGCAACAGAGAACTGGGCAGGATTGCCTACACTGATCGTCTGACCCGCATTTATAATCGCTGGGAACTGGAAAACAAGATCACGGACATACTGAAGCTTCATGAAGATGATTTGGCTCCTGTTTCCCTGATTTTTATGGATATCGATCACTTCAAACTGGTCAATGACACCTACGGCCATGATGTTGGGGACATGGTTTTGCGGGAAACGGTTGATCTCATCAGGGATAATCTGCAGCCACAGCATGTCTTTGGACGTTGGGGCGGTGAGGAATTCCTCTATGCCCTGCCGGACACCAGCCTTGAAGAAGCCAAATCCTTTGCAGAAAACCTCAGAATGCAGGTTGAAAAAAACTGCTACAGGGTGGTAAAACACGTGACCATGAGTTTCGGTGTCACCAGCGTTGCCAAAGATGATGATATGGATTCCTTAGTCAAAAGGGCTGACAAAGCGCTATATATGGCTAAAGAAGGCGGCAGAAACCAGGTTATAGGAATTTAG
- a CDS encoding MIP/aquaporin family protein yields the protein MVTGSENLLGEFLGTMVLLVLGCGVCANLTLNKSKGVGGGWICIAFGWGFGVTFGVFTATTFGAPQADLNPAVTLAKTFAGVYTFSQFITTSLVQILGGIVGATIVWLTYLAHWEETSDPAAKLGIFSTAPAIRKMGPALLTEISATFFLMFLIWMTFSSCFGYSAETAANTFLGNGYGPYIVGMLIVALGLSLGGPTGYAMNPARDLGPRIAHAILPIPGKGGSDWEYAWVPVVGPLLGATLSYVVCSALGYFH from the coding sequence ATGGTAACAGGTTCTGAAAACCTTTTAGGCGAGTTCTTGGGGACTATGGTCCTCCTGGTACTGGGCTGCGGCGTTTGCGCCAACCTTACGCTCAACAAGTCCAAAGGTGTAGGCGGCGGGTGGATCTGCATAGCCTTCGGATGGGGCTTCGGCGTTACTTTCGGTGTTTTCACCGCTACTACCTTCGGCGCACCTCAGGCTGACCTGAACCCGGCAGTTACTCTTGCCAAGACCTTTGCAGGTGTTTACACCTTCAGCCAGTTCATCACTACTTCTCTTGTGCAGATCCTGGGCGGCATCGTGGGTGCTACCATTGTATGGCTCACTTACCTTGCTCATTGGGAAGAGACTTCTGATCCTGCAGCCAAGCTCGGTATCTTCAGCACGGCTCCTGCTATCCGCAAGATGGGCCCGGCTCTCCTCACCGAGATCAGCGCTACTTTCTTCCTGATGTTCCTCATCTGGATGACTTTCTCTTCCTGCTTCGGCTACAGCGCAGAGACTGCTGCCAATACCTTCTTGGGCAACGGCTATGGTCCCTACATCGTAGGCATGCTCATCGTGGCTCTTGGCCTCTCTCTCGGCGGCCCCACCGGTTACGCTATGAACCCTGCCCGTGACCTCGGTCCCCGCATCGCTCATGCTATCCTGCCCATCCCGGGCAAGGGCGGCTCTGACTGGGAGTATGCCTGGGTTCCCGTGGTAGGCCCCCTGCTTGGCGCAACCCTTTCCTATGTGGTTTGCAGCGCTCTGGGCTACTTCCACTAA